The Drosophila mauritiana strain mau12 chromosome 2R, ASM438214v1, whole genome shotgun sequence genome has a segment encoding these proteins:
- the LOC117138576 gene encoding sphingosine-1-phosphate lyase isoform X2: MRPFSGSDCLKPVTEGINRAFGAKEPWQVATITATTVLGGVWLWTVICQDENLYIRGKRQFFKFAKKIPAVRRQVETELAKAKNDFETEIKKSNAHLTYSETLPEKGLSKEEILRLVDEHLKTGHYNWRDGRVSGAVYGYKPDLVELVTEVYGKASYTNPLHADLFPGVCKMEAEVVRMACNLFHGNSASCGTMTTGGTESIVMAMKAYRDYAREHKGITRPNIVVPKTVHAAFDKGGQYFNIHVRSVDVDPETYEVDIKKFKRAINRNTILLVGSAPNFPYGTIDDIEAIAALGVKYDIPVHVDACLGSFVVALVRNAGYKLRPFDFEVKGVTSISADTHKYGFAPKGSSVILYSDKKYKDHQFTVTTDWPGGVYGSPTVNGSRAGGIIAACWATMMSFGYDGYLEATKRIVDTARYIERGVRDIDGIFIFGKPATSVIALGSNVFDIFRLSDSLCKLGWNLNALQFPSGIHLCVTDMHTQPGVADKFIADVRSCTAEIMKDPGQPVVGKMALYGMAQSIPDRSVIGEVTRLFLHSMYYTPSQK, translated from the exons ATGCGTCCGTTCTCCGGCAGCGATTGCCTTAAGCCCGTCACCGAGGGCATCAACCGGGCCTTCGGCGCCAAGGAGCCCTGGCAGGTGGCCACCATCACGGCCACCACGGTCCTGGGAGGCGTTTGGCTCTGGACTGTGATATGCCAGGATGAAA ATCTTTACATCCGTGGCAAGCGTCAGTTCTTTAAGTTTGCCAAGAAGATTCCTGCAGTACGTCGTCAGGTGGAGACTGAATTGGCCAAGGCCAAAAACGACTTCGAGACCGAAATCAAGAAGAGCAACGCCCATCTTACCTACTCGGAAACTCTGCCCGAGAAGGGACTCAGCAAGGAGGAGATCCTCCGACTGGTGGATGAGCACCTGAAGACCGGTCACTACAACTGGCGTGATGGTCGTGTTTCTGGCGCAGTCTACGGCTACAAGCCCGATCTGGTGGAGCTCGTCACTGAAGTGTACGGCAAGGCCTCCTACACCAATCCCTTGCACGCAGATCTTTTCCCGGGAGTTTGCAAAATGGAGGCGGAGGTAGTGCGCATGGCATGCAACCTGTTCCATGGAAACTCAGCCAGCTGTGGAACCATGACCACCGGCGGTACCGAATCCATTGTGATGGCCATGAAGGCGTACAGGGATTACGCTAGAGAGCACAAGGGAATCACCAGGCCGAACATCGTGGTGCCTAAGACGGTCCACGCGGCCTTTGACAAGGGCGGTCAGTACTTTAATATCCACGTGAGATCCGTGGATGTAGATCCGGAGACCTACGAAGTGGACATTAAGAAGTTCAAACGTGCCATTAATAGGAACACGATTCTG CTGGTTGGGTCTGCTCCGAACTTCCCCTATGGAACCATTGATGACATCGAAGCTATCGCCGCTCTGGGCGTTAAATACGACATTCCCGTGCACGTGGACGCCTGTCTGGGCAGCTTTGTGGTGGCTTTGGTCCGCAACGCCGGCTACAAGCTGCGTCCCTTCGACTTTGAGGTCAAGGGAGTGACCAGTATCTCCGCTGATACCCACAAGTACGGATTCGCACCTAAGGGATCGTCGGTGATCCTTTACTCAGACAAGAAGTACAAGGACCATCAGTTCACTGTGACCACTGACTGGCCTGGCGGCGTGTATGGTTCCCCCACAGTCAACGGCTCCCGTGCAGGTGGTATTATCGCCGCCTGCTGGGCTACCATGATGAGCTTTGGCTATGATGGTTATCTGGAAGCCACTAAGCGCATTGTGGATACGGCGCGCTATATCGAGAGGGG AGTTCGCGACATCGATGGCATCTTTATCTTTGGCAAGCCAGCTACTTCTGTGATTGCCCTGGGTTCCAATGTGTTTGACATTTTCCGGCTATCGGACTCGCTGTGCAAACTGGGCTGGAACCTGAATGCCCTGCAGTTTCCATCTGG CATCCACCTGTGCGTGACGGACATGCACACACAGCCCGGAGTGGCGGATAAATTCATTGCCGATGTGCGCAGCTGCACGGCGGAGATCATGAAGGATCCCGGCCAGCCCGTGGTTGGAAAGATGGCTCTCTACGGCATGGCCCAGAGCATACCCGACCGTTCGGTGATCGGAGAAGTGACTCGCCTATTCCTGCACTCCATGTACTACACTCCCAGCCAGAAATAG
- the LOC117138576 gene encoding sphingosine-1-phosphate lyase isoform X1, which translates to MSIRVFQSFPDSRSCPTVQVSNRSACRTMRPFSGSDCLKPVTEGINRAFGAKEPWQVATITATTVLGGVWLWTVICQDENLYIRGKRQFFKFAKKIPAVRRQVETELAKAKNDFETEIKKSNAHLTYSETLPEKGLSKEEILRLVDEHLKTGHYNWRDGRVSGAVYGYKPDLVELVTEVYGKASYTNPLHADLFPGVCKMEAEVVRMACNLFHGNSASCGTMTTGGTESIVMAMKAYRDYAREHKGITRPNIVVPKTVHAAFDKGGQYFNIHVRSVDVDPETYEVDIKKFKRAINRNTILLVGSAPNFPYGTIDDIEAIAALGVKYDIPVHVDACLGSFVVALVRNAGYKLRPFDFEVKGVTSISADTHKYGFAPKGSSVILYSDKKYKDHQFTVTTDWPGGVYGSPTVNGSRAGGIIAACWATMMSFGYDGYLEATKRIVDTARYIERGVRDIDGIFIFGKPATSVIALGSNVFDIFRLSDSLCKLGWNLNALQFPSGIHLCVTDMHTQPGVADKFIADVRSCTAEIMKDPGQPVVGKMALYGMAQSIPDRSVIGEVTRLFLHSMYYTPSQK; encoded by the exons ATGTCTATTCGCGTTTTTCAAAGCTTTCCCGATTCCCGTAGCTGTCCCACTGTACAGGTGAGTAACCGCTCAG CTTGCCGCACGATGCGTCCGTTCTCCGGCAGCGATTGCCTTAAGCCCGTCACCGAGGGCATCAACCGGGCCTTCGGCGCCAAGGAGCCCTGGCAGGTGGCCACCATCACGGCCACCACGGTCCTGGGAGGCGTTTGGCTCTGGACTGTGATATGCCAGGATGAAA ATCTTTACATCCGTGGCAAGCGTCAGTTCTTTAAGTTTGCCAAGAAGATTCCTGCAGTACGTCGTCAGGTGGAGACTGAATTGGCCAAGGCCAAAAACGACTTCGAGACCGAAATCAAGAAGAGCAACGCCCATCTTACCTACTCGGAAACTCTGCCCGAGAAGGGACTCAGCAAGGAGGAGATCCTCCGACTGGTGGATGAGCACCTGAAGACCGGTCACTACAACTGGCGTGATGGTCGTGTTTCTGGCGCAGTCTACGGCTACAAGCCCGATCTGGTGGAGCTCGTCACTGAAGTGTACGGCAAGGCCTCCTACACCAATCCCTTGCACGCAGATCTTTTCCCGGGAGTTTGCAAAATGGAGGCGGAGGTAGTGCGCATGGCATGCAACCTGTTCCATGGAAACTCAGCCAGCTGTGGAACCATGACCACCGGCGGTACCGAATCCATTGTGATGGCCATGAAGGCGTACAGGGATTACGCTAGAGAGCACAAGGGAATCACCAGGCCGAACATCGTGGTGCCTAAGACGGTCCACGCGGCCTTTGACAAGGGCGGTCAGTACTTTAATATCCACGTGAGATCCGTGGATGTAGATCCGGAGACCTACGAAGTGGACATTAAGAAGTTCAAACGTGCCATTAATAGGAACACGATTCTG CTGGTTGGGTCTGCTCCGAACTTCCCCTATGGAACCATTGATGACATCGAAGCTATCGCCGCTCTGGGCGTTAAATACGACATTCCCGTGCACGTGGACGCCTGTCTGGGCAGCTTTGTGGTGGCTTTGGTCCGCAACGCCGGCTACAAGCTGCGTCCCTTCGACTTTGAGGTCAAGGGAGTGACCAGTATCTCCGCTGATACCCACAAGTACGGATTCGCACCTAAGGGATCGTCGGTGATCCTTTACTCAGACAAGAAGTACAAGGACCATCAGTTCACTGTGACCACTGACTGGCCTGGCGGCGTGTATGGTTCCCCCACAGTCAACGGCTCCCGTGCAGGTGGTATTATCGCCGCCTGCTGGGCTACCATGATGAGCTTTGGCTATGATGGTTATCTGGAAGCCACTAAGCGCATTGTGGATACGGCGCGCTATATCGAGAGGGG AGTTCGCGACATCGATGGCATCTTTATCTTTGGCAAGCCAGCTACTTCTGTGATTGCCCTGGGTTCCAATGTGTTTGACATTTTCCGGCTATCGGACTCGCTGTGCAAACTGGGCTGGAACCTGAATGCCCTGCAGTTTCCATCTGG CATCCACCTGTGCGTGACGGACATGCACACACAGCCCGGAGTGGCGGATAAATTCATTGCCGATGTGCGCAGCTGCACGGCGGAGATCATGAAGGATCCCGGCCAGCCCGTGGTTGGAAAGATGGCTCTCTACGGCATGGCCCAGAGCATACCCGACCGTTCGGTGATCGGAGAAGTGACTCGCCTATTCCTGCACTCCATGTACTACACTCCCAGCCAGAAATAG
- the LOC117138578 gene encoding glutathione S-transferase S1, which produces MADEAQAPPAEGAPPAEGEAAPPAEGAEGAVEGGEPAPPAEPAEPIKHSYTLFYFNVKALAEPLRYLFAYGNQEYEDVRVTRDEWPALKPTMPMGQMPVLEVDGKRVHQSISMARFLAKTVGLCGATPWEDLQIDIVVDTINDFRLKIAVVSYEPEDEIKEKKLVTLNAEVIPFYLEKLEQTVKDNDGHLALGKLTWADVYFAGITDYMNYMVKRDLLEPYPALRGVVDAVNALEPIKAWIEKRPVTEV; this is translated from the exons ATGGCCGATGAAGCACAAGCACCACCAGCTGAGGGAGCACCACCAGCCGAGGGAGAGGCGGCACCACCCGCCGAGGGAGCCGAGGGTGCCGTCGAGGGCGGAGAGCCCGCTCCACCGGCAGAGCCCGCCGAGCCCATCAAGCACAGCTACACGCTCTTCTACTTCAACGTGAAGGCGTTGGCCGAGCCCCTGCGCTACCTGTTCGCCTACGGCAACCAGGAGTACGAGGATGTGCGCGTCACCCGCGACGAGTGGCCAGCCCTGAAGCCCA CCATGCCCATGGGACAGATGCCCGTGCTGGAGGTGGACGGCAAGCGTGTGCACCAGAGCATTTCGATGGCTCGATTCCTGGCCAAGACTGTCGGCCTGTGCGGCGCCACTCCGTGGGAGGATCTGCAGATCGACATTGTCGTTGACACCATCAATGACTTCCGTCTAA AAATTGCAGTCGTCTCGTACGAGCCGGAGGACGAGATTAAGGAGAAGAAGTTGGTCACCCTGAATGCGGAGGTCATTCCATTCTACCTGGAGAAGCTCGAGCAGACCGTCAAGGACAACGATGGTCACCTGGCTCTGGGCAAG CTGACCTGGGCCGACGTCTACTTCGCAGGCATCACCGACTACATGAACTACATGGTCAAGCGCGATCTGCTGGAACCCTACCCAGCTCTGCGCGGAGTCGTGGATGCCGTCAACGCTTTGGAACCGATCAAGGCCTGGATCGAGAAGCGCCCCGTCACCGAGGTCTAA
- the LOC117138577 gene encoding enoyl-CoA hydratase domain-containing protein 3, mitochondrial, whose protein sequence is MLRILKNSLKISKYATGCVPQVIRFASNGSSDLVLVKEQNGVREITLNHPKTLNSLSLDMMCALQDALLKDKDNLDLRCVVLTAQGKIWSAGHNLKELHNDPKIQACVFQKLTDVINDLQRLPVPVLGKVNGYAAAAGCQLVVSCDMVVCTKNSKFSTPGAGVGVFCSTPGVAVARIMSRPKSAYMLMTGLPVTGEEAYISGMVTTAVAPEELDKEIEEITNAIKAKSRAVISLGKEFYYKQLAMSQAEAFSAAQEKMCENFQLGDTKEGIASFFEKRPPNWKHQ, encoded by the exons atgttgcgTATTTTAAAGAACTCTTTGAAAATATCGAAATATGCAACAGGTTGCGTGCCACAGGTCATTCGCTTTGCCAGCAATGGATCCAGTGATTTGGTCCTGGTCAAGGAGCAAAACGGAGTGCGAGAGATAACGTTGAATCATCCAAAAACTCTGAATTCCCTATCACTGGACATGATGTGTGCCCTTCAGGACGCCCTGCTAAAAGATAAGGACAATTTGGATCTAAGATGCGTGGTCCTTACAGCCCAAGGAAAGATCTGGTCGGCAGGGCATAATCTCAAGGAGTTGCACAATGACCCCAAGATACAGGCTTGTGTGTTCCAGAAGCTAACCGATGTTATAAACGACTTACAAAGACTGCCGGTGCCCGTACTAGGAAAAGTCAATGGCTATGCGGCTGCTGCAGGCTGTCAACTGGTGGTGTCGTGTGACATGGTAGTCTGCACCAAGAACAGCAAGTTCTCTACCCCTGG GGCTGGCGTCGGAGTTTTTTGCTCCACACCCGGCGTCGCGGTTGCCCGCATTATGTCGCGTCCAAAGTCCGCCTATATGCTAATGACCGGTCTTCCCGTTACTGGTGAAGAAGCCTACATATCGGGAATGGTCACCACAGCTGTTGCTCCGGAGGAACTAGATAAGGAGATCGAGGAAATCACCAATGCCATCAAGGCAAAAAGTCGTGCCGTCATCTCTCTGGGAAAGGAGTTCTACTACAAGCAACTGGCCATGTCCCAAGCGGAAGCCTTTTCGGCTGCGCAAGAGAAGATGTGCGAAAATTTCCAGCTGGGTGACACCAAAGAGGGCATTGCTAGCTTCTTCGAGAAGCGTCCACCCAACTGGAAGCACCAGTAA